A window of the Sphingobium sp. CAP-1 genome harbors these coding sequences:
- a CDS encoding Do family serine endopeptidase, whose protein sequence is MRYAYAITGALLLGGTAIAVTTSSNVGAQVAQNEGLQAAAPAGAPVSLADMVEKLQPAVVNISTKQRVKVQNPFAGTPFGDLFGQGQGQGGQPQTRQAQSLGSGFIISADGYIVTNNHVVSAGAEGASVDSITVTLTNKEEYPAKLIGRDAATDLAVLKIESTKPLPFVKFGDSTKSRVGDWVVAIGNPFALSGTVTAGIISALHRGTGGSYDKFIQTDASINQGNSGGPMFDMRGNVIGINSQILSPSGGNVGIGFAIPSEQAAPIVDTLRKGQAIKRGYLGVQISPLGEDLADSLGLAKNRGEFVQGVEPGKGAEKAGIKAGDVIVSVAGQEVSPDQNLSSIVASQPIGARVPIVLLRNGQRQTVTAVVGERPSEEELNSFAPQQDEDFSQQDNNPGQATQQSLGISAIPLTPTIVRQLGIPADTRGIVITAVDGSTDAGAKGLRRGDVIISANNQPVATQAQLDAQVKAVAAQNRNAILLQVLRRGQPATFLPVRLRDK, encoded by the coding sequence GTGCGTTACGCTTATGCCATTACCGGCGCCCTGCTGCTCGGCGGCACCGCCATCGCCGTCACCACCAGCTCCAATGTCGGCGCTCAGGTCGCACAGAATGAAGGTTTGCAGGCGGCGGCCCCGGCAGGCGCGCCGGTCAGCCTGGCCGACATGGTCGAAAAACTGCAACCCGCGGTCGTCAACATCTCCACCAAGCAACGGGTGAAGGTGCAGAATCCCTTCGCCGGCACGCCTTTTGGCGACCTGTTCGGTCAGGGCCAGGGTCAAGGCGGCCAGCCCCAGACACGACAGGCCCAGTCGCTGGGGTCGGGCTTCATCATTTCGGCCGACGGCTATATCGTCACCAACAATCATGTGGTGTCGGCCGGCGCCGAGGGCGCGTCGGTGGATTCGATCACCGTCACGCTGACCAACAAGGAAGAATATCCCGCCAAGCTGATTGGCCGCGACGCCGCGACCGACCTGGCCGTGCTGAAGATCGAATCGACCAAGCCGCTGCCCTTCGTCAAGTTCGGCGACAGCACCAAGTCGCGCGTGGGCGACTGGGTGGTCGCGATCGGCAACCCGTTCGCCCTGTCGGGCACGGTGACGGCGGGCATCATCTCCGCCCTGCATCGCGGCACCGGCGGCAGCTATGACAAGTTCATCCAGACCGACGCGTCGATCAATCAGGGCAACTCCGGCGGCCCGATGTTCGACATGCGCGGCAATGTGATCGGCATCAACAGCCAGATATTGTCGCCGTCGGGCGGCAATGTCGGCATCGGCTTTGCCATTCCGTCGGAACAGGCGGCGCCGATCGTCGACACGCTGCGCAAGGGGCAAGCGATCAAGCGCGGCTATCTGGGCGTGCAGATCAGCCCGCTGGGCGAGGATCTGGCCGATTCGCTGGGCCTTGCCAAGAATCGCGGCGAGTTCGTGCAGGGCGTCGAGCCGGGCAAGGGTGCGGAAAAGGCCGGGATCAAGGCGGGCGACGTGATCGTCAGCGTCGCCGGTCAGGAAGTCAGCCCCGACCAGAATCTGTCCTCGATCGTCGCCAGCCAGCCGATCGGCGCGCGCGTGCCAATCGTGCTGCTGCGCAACGGCCAGCGCCAGACCGTGACCGCCGTGGTCGGCGAACGCCCGTCGGAAGAGGAGCTGAACAGCTTCGCGCCGCAGCAGGATGAGGATTTCAGCCAGCAGGATAATAATCCGGGTCAGGCGACGCAGCAGTCGCTCGGCATTTCGGCGATCCCGCTGACCCCGACCATCGTGCGCCAGCTCGGCATTCCGGCCGACACGCGCGGCATCGTCATCACCGCCGTCGACGGGTCGACCGACGCCGGGGCCAAGGGTCTGCGGCGCGGCGACGTGATCATCAGCGCCAACAACCAGCCGGTCGCCACGCAGGCGCAGCTCGACGCGCAGGTGAAGGCGGTGGCGGCGCAGAACCGCAACGCCATCCTGTTGCAGGTGCTGCGTCGCGGCCAGCCCGCGACCTTCCTGCCGGTGCGTTTGCGGGACAAGTAA
- a CDS encoding molybdopterin cofactor-binding domain-containing protein — protein MARLPRKQSDKKKGIDRRTLLVGGGAAAGLLVAWGVWPRSYQPNLNAGPDETIVNAFLKIDRSGQIIVIVPQAEMGQGVTTVLPQILADELGADWRTVAVQGAPVSPLYANTLLARQWLASDWTRLLGGAGDWAIGQYATRSALMLTGGGTSIPMFHDAYRDAGAAARVLLCKAAAARWDIPWESCDISDGLISDGADRRMKIGDVAGEAMAFALPDILPYRQGQDGRLAGQDLPRLDTPSKIDGSHNFAADIRLPDMVYASIRQGPIGDAVLAGLDERAPAGVTGFLKLVRQERWVAAVASNTWAANKALDLADPVFTLRGAPVSSAGIDEALEAAFSGSGGRRLYAQGDLLPVFEGATILASEYQVDAGLHLAPEPMCATARITDDGAEIWMATQAPGLARDAIADALGLSAAAVTLYPLHAGGSFGRRMDWDAGVQAALIARDMGRPVQLQWSRLEDVVQDRPSAPAHARMAAKLGRNGAIEGWLAKVATPCALTQTWARIADGRLAHEAAADAADKATRLAVAGMAPPYAIPHMAVDHYPADVGLPLGFARGNAHLHGAFFTESFVDELAHLANMEAMSFRIQMLGGNPRLAHCLSTAAAMGGWQGGVPGSGQGIATHMMDGAYAAVMVEAAMDGNRLSVSQIVAAVDAGDQIHPDIARQQIEGGLIYGLAYAMGASVPYERGLPTRAILGRMNLPRLADIGEVTIELIRSTADPADVGDLAAPIMAPAIANALHTWTGQRLRSLPLVGAA, from the coding sequence ATGGCGCGCCTCCCGCGGAAGCAATCGGACAAGAAGAAGGGCATCGACCGGCGGACGTTGCTGGTGGGCGGCGGCGCGGCGGCGGGGCTGCTGGTCGCCTGGGGCGTATGGCCGCGCAGCTACCAGCCCAATCTCAATGCCGGCCCGGACGAAACGATCGTCAACGCCTTCCTCAAGATCGACCGGTCCGGCCAGATCATCGTCATCGTGCCGCAGGCCGAAATGGGGCAGGGCGTCACCACCGTCCTGCCGCAGATATTGGCGGACGAACTGGGCGCGGACTGGCGCACGGTCGCGGTGCAGGGCGCACCGGTCAGCCCGCTCTACGCCAACACGCTGCTGGCGCGCCAATGGCTGGCGAGCGACTGGACGCGGCTGCTGGGCGGGGCGGGCGACTGGGCGATCGGCCAATATGCCACCCGCAGCGCGCTGATGCTGACCGGCGGCGGCACGTCGATCCCGATGTTCCATGATGCTTATCGCGATGCCGGCGCGGCGGCACGGGTCTTGCTGTGCAAGGCGGCGGCGGCGCGCTGGGATATCCCCTGGGAAAGCTGCGACATATCGGACGGGCTGATTTCCGACGGGGCCGACCGGCGGATGAAGATCGGCGATGTTGCCGGCGAGGCCATGGCCTTCGCCCTGCCCGACATTCTGCCCTATCGTCAGGGGCAGGATGGCCGGCTGGCGGGGCAGGATCTGCCGCGCCTCGATACCCCGTCGAAGATCGACGGCAGCCATAATTTCGCCGCCGACATCCGTCTGCCCGACATGGTCTATGCCTCGATCCGGCAGGGGCCGATCGGCGATGCGGTGCTGGCCGGGCTGGACGAGCGCGCGCCCGCCGGCGTCACCGGCTTTCTCAAGCTGGTGCGGCAGGAGCGCTGGGTCGCCGCCGTCGCCAGCAATACATGGGCGGCGAACAAGGCGCTGGATCTGGCCGACCCGGTCTTTACCTTGCGCGGCGCGCCGGTCAGCAGCGCCGGGATAGACGAAGCGCTGGAGGCGGCCTTCTCCGGTTCCGGCGGTCGGCGTCTCTATGCGCAGGGCGACCTGCTGCCGGTGTTCGAGGGCGCGACCATATTGGCCAGCGAATATCAGGTCGATGCCGGCCTGCATCTGGCGCCGGAGCCGATGTGCGCCACCGCCCGCATCACCGACGATGGCGCGGAAATATGGATGGCGACGCAGGCGCCCGGCCTGGCCCGCGACGCCATCGCCGATGCGCTGGGCCTGTCGGCGGCGGCGGTGACGCTCTATCCGCTCCATGCCGGCGGCTCCTTCGGGCGCAGGATGGATTGGGATGCCGGCGTTCAGGCGGCGCTGATCGCGCGCGACATGGGCCGCCCGGTGCAGCTGCAATGGTCGCGGCTGGAGGATGTGGTGCAGGACCGGCCGAGCGCCCCCGCGCACGCCCGCATGGCCGCGAAGCTGGGCCGCAACGGCGCGATCGAGGGGTGGCTGGCGAAGGTCGCCACGCCCTGCGCCCTGACCCAGACCTGGGCGCGGATCGCCGATGGCAGGCTGGCGCATGAGGCGGCGGCGGATGCGGCGGACAAGGCGACCCGGCTGGCCGTCGCCGGCATGGCGCCGCCCTATGCCATCCCCCATATGGCGGTCGATCATTATCCGGCCGATGTCGGCCTGCCGCTGGGCTTTGCCCGCGGCAACGCGCATCTGCACGGCGCTTTCTTCACCGAAAGCTTTGTCGATGAACTGGCGCATCTGGCGAATATGGAGGCCATGTCCTTCCGCATCCAGATGCTGGGCGGCAATCCGCGCCTCGCCCATTGCCTGTCCACCGCCGCCGCCATGGGCGGCTGGCAGGGTGGGGTGCCGGGCAGCGGGCAGGGGATCGCGACCCATATGATGGACGGCGCCTATGCCGCCGTCATGGTCGAGGCGGCGATGGACGGCAACCGGCTCAGCGTCAGCCAGATCGTCGCGGCCGTCGATGCCGGCGATCAGATCCATCCCGATATCGCCCGGCAGCAGATAGAGGGCGGCCTGATCTACGGCCTTGCCTATGCCATGGGGGCGTCCGTTCCCTATGAGCGTGGCCTGCCGACCCGCGCCATATTGGGGCGGATGAATTTGCCCCGGCTGGCCGATATCGGCGAAGTCACGATCGAACTGATCCGCAGCACCGCCGATCCGGCCGATGTCGGCGATCTTGCCGCGCCGATCATGGCCCCCGCCATCGCCAACGCCCTGCACACATGGACAGGTCAGCGATTGCGCAGCCTTCCGCTAGTGGGCGCGGCATGA
- the hemH gene encoding ferrochelatase, with protein MTRPADHPVLPASKVGVLLINLGTPDAPDAKSVRRYLAEFLSDRRVVEIPRLLWQPILHGVILTTRPKKSAHAYQQVWTDEGSPLAVHTRATAQALQRAMGDKVMVDWAMRYGNPAIGDRLASMKAAGCDRILLAPLYPQYSAATTATANDAAFAALRAMRWQPAIRTLPPYHDDPAYIAALSASVERHVAALDFTPDALLASFHGMPDRTLHLGDPYHCQSVKTVRLLGQSLSLPVHMSFQSRFGRAKWLEPETEATLTDLVKDGVRNIAVITPGFSADCLETLEEIALRAKDVFLGQGGENFAYLPCLNASADAITLYQRLMSRELSGWID; from the coding sequence ATGACCCGTCCCGCCGATCATCCCGTCCTGCCCGCGTCCAAAGTCGGCGTCCTCCTCATCAATCTCGGCACGCCCGACGCCCCCGACGCCAAATCGGTGCGGCGCTATCTGGCCGAATTTCTGTCTGACCGGCGGGTGGTGGAAATCCCCCGGCTGCTCTGGCAGCCGATCCTGCACGGCGTCATCCTGACGACCCGGCCGAAGAAATCCGCCCATGCCTATCAACAGGTGTGGACCGATGAAGGCTCGCCGCTGGCGGTCCACACCCGCGCCACGGCGCAGGCGTTGCAACGCGCGATGGGCGACAAGGTGATGGTCGACTGGGCGATGCGCTATGGCAATCCGGCCATCGGCGACCGGCTGGCATCGATGAAGGCGGCGGGCTGTGATCGCATCCTGCTCGCGCCGCTCTATCCGCAATATAGCGCCGCCACGACCGCGACCGCCAATGATGCCGCCTTTGCCGCGCTCCGGGCGATGCGCTGGCAGCCGGCGATCCGCACCCTGCCGCCCTATCATGACGATCCGGCCTATATTGCCGCGCTGTCGGCGTCGGTCGAACGCCATGTCGCGGCGCTGGACTTCACGCCCGACGCTTTGCTCGCCAGCTTTCACGGGATGCCCGACCGCACCCTGCATCTGGGCGATCCCTATCATTGCCAGTCGGTCAAGACGGTTCGCCTGCTGGGTCAATCCCTGTCGCTGCCGGTCCATATGAGCTTTCAGTCGCGATTCGGCCGGGCGAAATGGCTGGAGCCGGAAACAGAAGCAACACTCACCGATCTGGTTAAAGATGGTGTTCGTAACATCGCTGTCATAACGCCGGGATTCTCGGCGGATTGCCTTGAGACCTTAGAGGAAATCGCCCTGCGCGCGAAAGATGTTTTTTTGGGCCAGGGTGGCGAAAATTTTGCCTATTTGCCTTGTTTAAATGCCTCGGCCGACGCTATCACTCTCTATCAGAGGCTTATGAGCCGCGAACTTTCGGGTTGGATCGACTGA
- a CDS encoding Mrp/NBP35 family ATP-binding protein: MTDLADFAARLTALTDGRASTPRLKDGVMTIALDVGGLSPEQRDGLAAAIREGGLTVPGVSDVRIAMTAERQAAKAPLRILAVASGKGGVGKSTLSANLAVALHRLGIRVGLVDADIYGPSQAKLMASEDQKPVARDKKLVPVSGTLGIPMLSMAHLVEPGKALAWRGPMAGNALSQLIDAEWGDAELLVVDMPPGTGDIQLSMVQKHKPAGAVIVSTPQDLALIDATRAVSLFSQAGVPMVGLVENMAGYACPHCGEISDPFGQGGAEGAAGDLSMPFLGRIPLAIDIRRRSDAGDPPAAGEGIHADAFRAIAQRVADWLQRAG; encoded by the coding sequence ATGACCGATCTTGCCGATTTTGCCGCCCGCCTGACCGCCCTGACCGACGGCCGCGCCAGCACCCCGCGCCTGAAGGATGGGGTGATGACCATCGCGCTCGACGTGGGTGGCCTGTCGCCGGAGCAGCGCGACGGGCTGGCGGCGGCGATCCGCGAAGGCGGGCTGACCGTGCCGGGCGTCAGCGATGTCCGCATAGCCATGACCGCCGAGCGCCAAGCCGCCAAAGCACCGCTGCGCATCCTCGCCGTCGCATCGGGCAAGGGCGGGGTGGGCAAATCGACCCTGTCGGCCAATCTGGCCGTCGCGCTTCACCGGCTGGGGATCAGGGTCGGGCTGGTCGATGCCGACATTTATGGCCCGTCGCAGGCGAAGCTGATGGCGAGCGAGGACCAGAAGCCGGTCGCGCGCGACAAGAAACTGGTGCCGGTCAGCGGCACGCTGGGTATTCCGATGCTGTCGATGGCGCATCTGGTCGAACCGGGCAAGGCGCTGGCCTGGCGCGGGCCGATGGCGGGCAATGCGCTGTCGCAACTGATCGACGCCGAATGGGGCGATGCCGAACTGCTGGTGGTCGACATGCCGCCTGGCACCGGCGACATTCAATTGTCGATGGTGCAGAAGCACAAGCCCGCCGGCGCGGTGATTGTGTCCACGCCGCAGGATCTGGCGCTGATCGACGCCACCCGCGCGGTCAGCCTGTTCAGCCAGGCGGGCGTGCCGATGGTCGGGCTGGTCGAGAATATGGCCGGCTATGCCTGTCCCCATTGTGGCGAGATTTCCGATCCCTTCGGTCAGGGCGGCGCGGAAGGCGCGGCGGGCGACCTGTCCATGCCCTTCCTCGGCCGGATTCCGCTGGCGATCGACATTCGCCGCCGTTCCGACGCGGGCGATCCCCCGGCGGCGGGCGAGGGCATCCACGCCGACGCTTTCCGCGCGATCGCGCAAAGGGTGGCGGACTGGCTCCAGCGCGCCGGATAG
- the hflK gene encoding FtsH protease activity modulator HflK codes for MKRMFGWMPAIAAMVQGPWGGKNDGPDGDGQKGGEGGPRNPWTQPGRPGGGQKGPSAIEELLRRGRESFGQGGGGGGGFGGLPPRGAGKALWPLAVGLVAILWVVLTSFHRVGPQERGVVTFLGKYSRTLSPGISLTLPAPFEAVTTVDVEEIRTIDIGSVSAESENLVLTGDQNIIDLAYSVRWNIRNPELYLFQLSDPDASVREVAESAMRAVLASVSLDDALGAGRSSIEQQVEQRMQEILDGYKSGIRIQGVAIKQADPPTAVNDAFKGVSAAQQTAQTYLNEARAAAQQVTAKAQGEAAAFDKVYEQYRLAPDVTRRRMYYETMEGVLSNVDKTIVEGGNVTPYLPLPELKKRAQAAPAQSATTTEGQ; via the coding sequence ATGAAAAGAATGTTCGGGTGGATGCCCGCAATCGCAGCGATGGTCCAAGGCCCATGGGGCGGCAAGAATGACGGACCCGACGGGGACGGGCAGAAGGGCGGCGAAGGCGGCCCGCGCAATCCGTGGACCCAGCCGGGTCGGCCGGGCGGCGGCCAGAAGGGGCCATCGGCGATCGAGGAATTGCTGCGCCGTGGCCGGGAGAGCTTCGGCCAGGGCGGCGGCGGTGGCGGCGGCTTTGGCGGCCTGCCGCCGCGCGGCGCGGGCAAGGCGCTGTGGCCGCTGGCGGTCGGGCTGGTCGCCATCCTCTGGGTCGTGCTGACCAGCTTTCACCGCGTTGGACCGCAGGAGCGCGGCGTCGTCACTTTCCTCGGCAAATATAGCCGCACTCTCTCGCCCGGCATCAGCCTGACCCTGCCCGCCCCGTTCGAAGCGGTCACGACCGTCGATGTGGAGGAAATCCGCACGATCGACATCGGATCGGTGAGCGCGGAAAGCGAGAATCTGGTGCTGACCGGCGACCAGAATATCATCGACCTCGCTTATTCGGTGCGCTGGAACATCCGCAATCCCGAACTTTATCTGTTCCAACTGTCCGACCCCGACGCCAGCGTGCGCGAAGTGGCGGAAAGCGCGATGCGCGCCGTGCTGGCCAGCGTCAGCCTGGACGATGCGCTGGGCGCGGGCCGCAGCAGCATCGAACAGCAGGTCGAACAGCGGATGCAGGAAATATTGGACGGCTATAAATCGGGCATCCGCATTCAGGGTGTCGCGATCAAGCAGGCCGATCCGCCGACCGCCGTCAACGACGCGTTCAAGGGCGTGTCGGCGGCGCAGCAGACCGCCCAGACCTATCTCAACGAAGCCCGTGCCGCCGCGCAGCAGGTGACGGCCAAGGCGCAGGGCGAGGCCGCGGCCTTCGACAAGGTCTATGAACAATATCGGCTGGCGCCCGACGTGACCCGCCGGCGCATGTATTATGAAACCATGGAGGGCGTGCTGTCGAACGTCGACAAGACCATCGTCGAAGGCGGCAATGTGACGCCCTATCTGCCCCTGCCCGAATTGAAGAAGCGCGCGCAGGCCGCCCCGGCCCAAAGCGCCACGACGACGGAGGGCCAGTAA
- a CDS encoding CoA-binding protein: MPLTDPQDIAALLRETRTIALVGISDRPDRPSYGVMRVLQQHGYRVLPVNPQIAGEHVHGEFVWGRLSDIGVPIDMVDIFRRPGAAGEAVDDAIAAGARSVWMQLGVVNDAAAARAEAAGLKVVMDRCPAIEIPRLGIAPIIAD; this comes from the coding sequence ATGCCGCTCACCGACCCGCAGGATATCGCCGCGCTGTTGCGCGAAACCCGCACCATCGCGCTGGTCGGCATTTCCGACCGGCCCGACCGGCCCAGCTATGGCGTGATGCGCGTCCTCCAGCAGCATGGCTATCGCGTGCTGCCGGTCAATCCGCAGATTGCGGGCGAGCATGTCCATGGCGAATTTGTCTGGGGCCGCCTGTCCGACATTGGCGTGCCGATCGACATGGTCGACATTTTCCGCCGCCCCGGCGCGGCGGGCGAGGCGGTGGATGACGCGATCGCGGCCGGGGCCAGATCGGTATGGATGCAACTGGGCGTCGTCAATGACGCCGCAGCGGCCCGCGCCGAAGCAGCGGGGCTGAAGGTGGTCATGGATCGCTGCCCGGCGATCGAGATTCCCCGGCTGGGAATCGCCCCGATCATCGCGGATTAG
- the hflC gene encoding protease modulator HflC, with protein MRHPVAIAITALILLILLGSTVAIIPETKQGVIVRFGNPEYIFNRYRPNEKFGQTGAGIIARVPFIDQIVWIDKRVLSVEMERQQVLSTDQLRLQVDAFARYRIVDPLRMYIAAGSEERVSDALRPILGSALRNELGKRPFAALLSPERGQVMDNIEAGLNRVARQYGAQIVDVRIKRADLPDGTPLDNTFTRMRTAREQEAATIRAQGAKQAQIIRAEADANAARIYAESYGKDPAFYDFYRAMQSYRYTFAPERSGQTNIILSPDNEFLRQFQGRR; from the coding sequence ATGCGTCATCCCGTCGCCATCGCCATCACCGCGCTGATCCTGCTGATCCTGTTGGGCAGCACCGTCGCGATCATCCCGGAAACCAAGCAGGGCGTGATCGTCCGTTTCGGCAATCCCGAATATATCTTCAACCGCTATCGCCCGAACGAGAAGTTCGGCCAGACCGGCGCGGGCATCATCGCGCGGGTGCCGTTCATCGACCAGATCGTCTGGATCGACAAGCGCGTCCTGTCGGTCGAAATGGAGCGGCAGCAGGTGCTGTCGACCGACCAGTTGCGGTTGCAGGTCGATGCCTTCGCCCGCTATCGCATCGTCGACCCGCTGCGCATGTATATCGCCGCGGGCAGCGAGGAACGCGTGTCCGACGCGCTGCGCCCGATCCTGGGATCGGCGCTGCGCAACGAACTGGGCAAGCGGCCCTTCGCCGCGCTGCTCAGCCCGGAGCGCGGGCAGGTGATGGACAATATCGAGGCGGGCCTGAACCGCGTCGCCCGCCAATATGGCGCGCAGATCGTCGACGTGCGGATCAAGCGCGCGGACCTGCCCGACGGCACGCCGCTGGACAATACGTTCACCCGGATGCGCACCGCGCGCGAACAGGAAGCCGCCACGATCCGCGCGCAGGGCGCCAAGCAGGCGCAGATCATCCGCGCCGAAGCGGACGCCAACGCCGCGCGCATCTATGCCGAAAGCTATGGCAAAGACCCGGCCTTTTATGACTTCTACCGGGCGATGCAGAGCTATCGCTACACCTTCGCGCCCGAACGGAGCGGGCAGACCAATATCATCCTGTCGCCGGACAATGAATTTCTGCGGCAGTTTCAGGGACGGCGTTAA